The Bacillota bacterium nucleotide sequence CTGATGCACAGGATTGCCGTGAATGCGCTTGAGGAGCGGCGCGATTTGACGGCTAAAAGTCTGGTAACAATCCGCGCAACCGAAGCGGCCGCCTTCGGCGAAGCGACGATAGTCCGACCCACAAGTCGGGCAGACCATGCCCCGCGACTTTGGTGTAGGGGCGGCTTGCTCAAGGCTCATTAGGCCTGCCAGTAAGTTATTAATGCTAAAACTACCCGGGCCCACACCCATAAGGTCTAACTCGCCCATGGCCCGCGCGCAGACCTCACAAAGGTTCTTTTCGCTGCGGTCACCATTCGTAACCTGGGTTACATGTACGGTGGCGGGCCTCTCTCGGCATTCTTCA carries:
- a CDS encoding UvrB/UvrC motif-containing protein, which gives rise to MLCEECRERPATVHVTQVTNGDRSEKNLCEVCARAMGELDLMGVGPGSFSINNLLAGLMSLEQAAPTPKSRGMVCPTCGSDYRRFAEGGRFGCADCYQTFSRQIAPLLKRIHGNPVHQGKLPSRGAQAMVRKRQLHQLRDELKLMVDQEHFERAAELRDKIKKLEAE